A region of Methanomicrobiales archaeon DNA encodes the following proteins:
- a CDS encoding phosphate-starvation-inducible PsiE family protein gives MRHFLEWFERFMYISLIVFLIVVLVFTLLELGWLMAIGLFLVSAFRLENQEVLELFGYFLLILIGLELLQTIKVYLERREFHVEIIILVAIIAIARKVILLGTETSGELIGIALVIIALCGGYYLIRRAGIPYPFSQDSGAVSSERRE, from the coding sequence ATGCGCCATTTCTTGGAGTGGTTCGAGCGTTTCATGTACATCTCGCTCATCGTATTCCTGATCGTGGTACTCGTCTTCACGCTCCTCGAACTGGGGTGGCTGATGGCCATAGGGCTGTTTCTGGTCTCTGCCTTCCGGCTGGAGAACCAGGAGGTGCTCGAATTGTTCGGCTACTTCCTGCTGATCCTCATCGGCCTGGAACTGCTGCAGACGATAAAAGTATACCTGGAGAGACGGGAGTTCCACGTCGAGATCATCATCCTCGTCGCCATCATCGCCATCGCAAGAAAGGTCATCCTCCTGGGTACGGAAACCTCTGGCGAGCTCATCGGCATCGCGCTGGTCATCATCGCCCTCTGCGGCGGTTATTACCTCATACGCCGGGCAGGAATACCGTATCCTTTCTCGCAAGACAGCGGGGCAGTCTCATCCGAGCGGCGAGAATAG